A window of the Arachis duranensis cultivar V14167 chromosome 5, aradu.V14167.gnm2.J7QH, whole genome shotgun sequence genome harbors these coding sequences:
- the LOC107491377 gene encoding nucleobase-ascorbate transporter 6 produces the protein MAGGGGGGGGKSDEPQPHPPKDQLPNISYCITSPPPWPEAILLGFQHFLVMLGTTVLIPTALVPQMGGGNEEKAKVIQTLLFVAGINTLLQTLFGTRLPAVIGGSYTFVPTTISIILAGRFSGEPDPIEKFKRIMRAIQGALIVASTLQIVLGFSGLWRNVARFLSPLSAVPLVSLVGFGLYELGFPGVAKCVEIGLPELVLLVFVSQYVPHVLGSGKHIFDRFAVIFTVVIVWVYAHILTVGGAYNNAAPKTQLSCRTDRAGLINAAPWIRVPYPFQWGAPSFDAGEAFAMMMAAFVALVESSGAFIAVYRYASATPLPPSILSRGIGWQGVGILLSGLFGTVNGSSVSVENAGLLALTKVGSRRVVQISAGFMIFFSILGKFGAVFASIPPPIVAALYCLFFAYVGAGGISFLQFCNLNSFRTKFILGFSVFLGLSVPQYFNEYTAINGFGPVHTGARWFNDIINVPFQSKPFVAGVVAYFLDNTLHKRDGAIRKDRGKHWWDKYRSFKGDSRSEEFYSLPFNLNKYFPSV, from the exons ATGgcaggaggaggaggaggaggaggaggaaaatCAGATGAGCCACAACCACATCCACCCAAGGATCAGTTACCAAATATCTCTTACTGCATTACTAGTCCACCTCCATGGC CTGAGGCCATACTTCTTGGTTTTCAACATTTTCTTGTGATGCTTGGAACAACTGTGCTTATTCCCACTGCTCTTGTCCCTCAAATGGGAGGTGGCAAT GAGGAGAAGGCAAAAGTGATCCAAACATTACTATTTGTAGCTGGTATTAACACATTGTTGCAAACACTGTTTGGAACTCGACTACCTGCAGTCATAGGAGGATCTTATACCTTTGTTCCGACCACAATCTCGATTATTCTTGCCGGTCGATTCAGTGGTGAACCAGATCCCATAGAG AAATTCAAGAGAATAATGCGGGCAATCCAGGGTGCTCTTATTGTTGCTTCAACACTTCAAATAGTACTAGGCTTTAGTGGCCTCTGGCGTAACGTTGCGAG GTTCTTAAGTCCTCTTTCGGCTGTTCCTTTGGTATCTCTGGTTGGTTTCGGCTTGTACGAGTTAGGATTTCCTGGG GTTGCTAAATGTGTTGAGATTGGACTGCCAGAACTTGTATTGCTAGTATTTGTCTCACAG TATGTGCCCCATGTGTTAGGTTCCGGGAAGCATATCTTCGACCGTTTCGCAGTCATTTTTACAGTTGTAATTGTGTGGGTATATGCTCATATACTCACCGTCGGAGGGGCCTATAACAATGCCGCACCCAAAACACAGTTGTCCTGCCGCACCGACCGTGCTGGACTTATTAATGCAGCTCCTTG GATAAGAGTTCCATATCCCTTCCAATGGGGAGCACCTTCGTTTGATGCAGGAGAAGCCTTTGCCATGATGATGGCCGCTTTCGTTGCTCTTGTAGAG TCCAGTGGAGCTTTTATTGCTGTATATAGGTATGCCAGTGCAACTCCTTTACCTCCCTCTATTCTCAGTAGGGGTATCGGCTGGCAG GGAGTTGGCATTCTGTTATCGGGGTTGTTCGGAACTGTGAATGGATCCTCAGTATCTGT AGAAAATGCAGGCCTTTTGGCTTTGACCAAAGTTGGAAGCAGAAGAGTTGTGCAAATATCTGCCGGAtttatgattttcttttcaatactTG GGAAATTTGGAGCGGTTTTCGCATCGATCCCGCCTCCCATTGTTGCTGCTCTTTACTGCTTGTTCTTTGCTTATGTCG gTGCTGGGGGTATAAGTTTCCTTCAGTTCTGCAATCTCAACAGTTTTAGGACAAAGTTCATACTAGGCTTCTCTGTGTTCCTTGGCTTGTCAGTGCCTCAGTACTTCAATGAGTACACAGCAATTAATGGTTTTGGACCAGTCCACACTGGTGCCAGATGG TTCAATGATATAATAAATGTGCCATTCCAATCAAAGCCATTTGTTGCGGGTGTTGTGGCATATTTCCTAGACAACACACTACACAAGAGAGACGGTGCTATAAGAAAAGACAGAGGAAAACATTGGTGGGACAAGTATAGGTCTTTCAAGGGTGACTCAAGAAGTGAGGAGTTTTATTCACTTCCTTTCAATCTAAACAAGTACTTCCCAtctgtttaa